In Daphnia magna isolate NIES linkage group LG5, ASM2063170v1.1, whole genome shotgun sequence, a single genomic region encodes these proteins:
- the LOC123472186 gene encoding uncharacterized protein LOC123472186 gives MDEVELANPLGSKKGKHKVSVFYWTLMNLPPKFCSSLRSIMLLGVLSSDLLKQRGTAVFLKSFVSDLIFLRDGVILTVRNESLKWYGILLHFVGDIPASNFIAEFKEGVGAANLPCRSCMIIRNDLETIHLESDCILRDKISHEAQVSQIECAENQTAAQKDSISTRFGVNCRCIFTILKYLDATKCFMHDLMHVSNERILNKEIALLLKYLIEHPIIKLDLDIVNYKISTVKSSREFTIPPPIRKNEVLEFKKLSFSSSEISSLSMCLALVLGEFVSDDDVHYANFLLLLEILASLQSYQFSEQDLQMLAKNIELHNRNHVLLYPKPLDSDSKSITPKHHSLLHFISQIKMFGPPRYSWCMRYESLNSKF, from the coding sequence ATGGATGAAGTTGAGTTGGCGAATCCATTAGGCAGCAAAAAGGGGAAGCACAAGGTCTCTGTTTTTTATTGGACTCTTATGAATTTGCCCCCTAAATTTTGCTCGTCGTTACGTTCAATAATGTTACTTGGCGTTTTAAGCAGCGATCTGCTTAAACAGCGTGGAACTGCCGTATTTCTAAAATCCTTTGTATCTGATCTCATTTTTTTGCGGGATGGTGTTATACTTACTGTTAGGAATGAAAGTCTAAAGTGGTACGGGATATTGTTGCATTTCGTGGGGGATATTCCTGCATCAAATTTCATTGCTGAATTCAAAGAAGGCGTCGGTGCAGCAAATTTACCTTGTAGATCGTGCATGATCATTAGAAATGACTTGGAAACTATTCACTTAGAATCCGATTGCATTTTACGAGACAAAATTTCTCATGAAGCGCAAGTTTCACAAATCGAATGTGCTGAAAATCAGACAGCAGCTCAAAAAGATTCAATTTCAACTCGTTTTGGCGTAAATTGTCGATgcatttttacaattttaaaatatttggaCGCAACGAAGTGTTTTATGCACGATCTGATGCATGTATCCAACGAAAGAATTTTGAATAAAGAAATTGCTCTTTTACTGAAATACCTAATCGAACATCCGATAATAAAACTGGATCTAGATATTGTAAATTACAAGATATCTACAGTGAAAAGCTCTCGTGAATTCACGATCCCTCCACCAATAAGAAAGAACGAGgttttagaatttaaaaaattgtcgTTTTCATCATCTGAAATTTCTAGTTTATCAATGTGTCTAGCGCTTGTGTTGGGTGAATTTGTTTCAGACGACGATGTACACTATGCCAACTTTTTGTTATTGCTAGAAATTTTGGCTTCGCTGCAAAGTTATCAATTTTCTGAGCAAGATTTGCAAATGCTTGCCAAAAATATTGAACTCCACAACCGCAATCATGTCCTTTTATACCCTAAACCTTTGGATTCTGATAGCAAATCAATTACTCCTAAACATCACTCTTTATTGCACTTCATTAGTCAAATCAAAATGTTTGGTCCCCCTCGGTATTCCTGGTGCATGCGTTATGAGTCGctgaattcaaaattttaa